From the Microbacterium sp. W4I4 genome, one window contains:
- a CDS encoding alpha/beta hydrolase fold domain-containing protein, giving the protein MSTSIKSKSECEATIAAFEVGDLLIEGPHGSIPLRTYLPKDATQGLVWVHGGAFSFGGLDDAESDWVSQRIAASGIAVVAVDYRLAPVPDWLATATGTPTRSGVHFPVASEEVDAAFRWATTSTPGVAPSAWSLGGASAGAALASGAALRLRDSAGASASERPRTLVFAYGLFHGSLPRLRPEIATKFAALPPEAARLTPETLEALALNYVGRSGLLSEAYAFAGGHDLVGLPPVLLVNSDSDSIRASGEAFAAELAAASVDIAVVNEPGTIHGHLSTPDHPGAARSAQRIVNWLASRQSATEGAL; this is encoded by the coding sequence GTGTCGACGAGCATCAAGTCGAAGTCCGAGTGCGAAGCCACGATCGCAGCCTTCGAGGTCGGCGACCTCCTCATCGAGGGTCCGCATGGCTCGATCCCGCTGCGAACCTATCTGCCGAAGGATGCGACGCAGGGGCTCGTCTGGGTTCACGGGGGCGCGTTCTCTTTCGGCGGTCTCGACGACGCGGAGAGCGACTGGGTCTCCCAACGCATAGCCGCGAGCGGCATCGCAGTCGTCGCCGTCGACTATCGGCTCGCGCCGGTACCCGACTGGCTGGCGACCGCAACCGGAACCCCAACCCGTTCAGGGGTTCATTTTCCCGTCGCATCCGAGGAGGTGGATGCCGCGTTCCGCTGGGCGACCACAAGCACCCCTGGCGTAGCGCCGAGCGCGTGGTCGCTGGGCGGCGCCAGCGCGGGGGCGGCTCTCGCGTCCGGTGCAGCGCTTCGCCTCCGCGACAGTGCAGGCGCCAGCGCCAGCGAGCGACCGCGTACTCTCGTCTTCGCCTACGGCCTGTTCCACGGCTCGCTTCCCCGACTTCGCCCCGAGATCGCGACGAAGTTCGCGGCGCTGCCGCCGGAAGCAGCGCGGCTCACGCCGGAGACCCTCGAAGCGCTCGCGCTCAACTACGTCGGCAGGTCGGGCCTTCTCAGCGAGGCGTACGCGTTCGCCGGCGGCCACGATCTCGTGGGACTGCCTCCTGTCCTTCTGGTCAATTCCGACAGCGACTCCATCCGCGCTTCGGGCGAGGCGTTCGCCGCCGAGCTGGCCGCGGCAAGTGTCGACATCGCTGTCGTCAACGAGCCCGGCACAATCCATGGCCACCTCAGCACACCCGATCACCCGGGCGCCGCACGGAGTGCGCAACGAATCGTGAACTGGCTGGCCTCGCGGCAGTCGGCAACCGAAGGAGCTCTCTGA
- a CDS encoding MFS transporter translates to MTRPTLGRDAAQGAEAPGLRRAGTSDMHVPGGPFRRYLLLYGVAVLGCFMAMAAMSNILLPNQVQGIEFGNFFRGADAGLDLKALTDLNARVADGALTPTAEQTRQLAMLRAYDAARAESLSIAAALGILATLVVQPIVGALSDRTRSRFGRRAPWILAGTIVGALAIVGLRYSSTIPLVIAFSAVASVTINVALGPLNTTVADRVPHDRRGVASAIQGLGLLLGAAIGAIIAAVLFASIGLDAYFPLAIVVAVLGILFVLLARDRSSKQLELEPLHWGPFLRGFIEPLRAHDFRWTWIARATLMFGYSISTVFSLYMLQSYVQPALSAAVATATAPLLAVVLVPAALIGIVICGPLSDRLRRRKPFVIWSSVLMAASYVIPLAWPTVTAMILQMLIGGLAFGIFIAVDAALFLDVLPNKLAVGRDLGVAAVATNLGQAIAPLVAGQIVAISGSYALVWVASIIVVLIAAVAIVPVRSVR, encoded by the coding sequence ATGACTCGTCCTACGCTCGGCCGGGATGCCGCACAGGGCGCCGAAGCGCCCGGCCTGCGCCGCGCCGGCACATCCGACATGCACGTGCCGGGCGGTCCGTTCCGTCGGTATCTGCTCCTCTACGGCGTGGCGGTGCTCGGCTGCTTCATGGCAATGGCCGCGATGAGCAACATCCTGTTGCCCAATCAGGTCCAGGGCATCGAGTTCGGGAACTTCTTCAGGGGTGCCGACGCGGGGCTCGATCTGAAGGCGCTCACGGACCTCAATGCGCGGGTCGCAGACGGCGCACTCACACCGACAGCGGAGCAGACCCGTCAACTGGCCATGCTGCGCGCCTATGACGCCGCTCGCGCCGAGAGCCTCTCGATCGCCGCCGCACTCGGCATCCTGGCGACTCTCGTGGTCCAGCCGATCGTCGGCGCGCTCTCCGATCGCACCCGGTCAAGATTCGGCCGGCGCGCTCCCTGGATTCTGGCCGGCACGATCGTCGGCGCGCTCGCCATCGTCGGGCTGCGCTACTCCAGCACGATCCCGCTCGTGATCGCGTTCTCCGCCGTCGCGTCCGTCACGATCAACGTGGCACTCGGCCCGTTGAACACGACTGTCGCCGATCGTGTGCCGCATGATCGGCGCGGCGTCGCCTCGGCGATACAAGGGCTCGGTCTCCTGCTCGGAGCGGCGATCGGCGCGATCATCGCAGCGGTGCTCTTCGCGTCGATCGGCCTGGACGCGTACTTCCCGCTCGCGATCGTCGTCGCAGTGCTCGGCATCCTGTTCGTCCTCCTCGCACGCGATCGCTCCTCGAAGCAGCTCGAGCTCGAACCCCTGCACTGGGGCCCATTCCTGCGTGGCTTCATCGAACCGTTGCGTGCGCATGACTTCCGCTGGACATGGATCGCGCGCGCAACGCTCATGTTCGGATACTCCATCTCCACGGTCTTCTCCCTGTACATGCTGCAGAGCTATGTGCAACCGGCGTTGAGTGCGGCTGTGGCCACCGCGACCGCCCCGTTGCTCGCTGTGGTACTCGTGCCAGCCGCTCTGATCGGCATCGTCATCTGTGGACCGCTCTCGGACCGGCTACGACGACGCAAGCCGTTCGTCATCTGGTCGTCGGTGCTGATGGCCGCCTCGTACGTCATCCCGCTTGCGTGGCCGACCGTCACGGCGATGATCCTCCAGATGCTGATCGGGGGTCTGGCCTTCGGCATCTTCATCGCCGTCGACGCAGCGCTGTTCCTCGACGTGCTGCCGAACAAGCTGGCAGTCGGTCGCGACCTCGGCGTGGCCGCTGTCGCAACGAATCTCGGTCAGGCGATCGCGCCGCTCGTCGCAGGACAGATCGTTGCGATCAGCGGCTCGTACGCGCTCGTCTGGGTCGCGTCCATCATCGTTGTTCTCATCGCCGCAGTTGCGATCGTTCCCGTCAGGTCAGTCAGGTAG
- a CDS encoding beta-glucosidase: MDNELGTPGSAFTSAVEDVRAARTTVESAASGLLDQLSDRELLSLLDGDRRFLPGFIATAIRYNSVPYVAGRIDRLGIPGIRFTDGPRGVVMGSATAFPVAIARAASWDVDLERRVGAVIGQEARALGANLFAGICLNMAPFAGWGRSQEAYGEEPHLMGAMGAAIIDGVKPWVLSTVKHFALNSMEEGRFRVDVQVDDATLNEVYLPHFKTAIDAGVDAVMSAYNSVNGEWAGESTPLLTTVLRDQLGFDGFVMTDFIWGLRHPVESVSAGQDLEMPFSQQRASTLPKAVRAGRLAKDDVRRAGARLLTAQLNLALRAEPTPPASVLASPEHRALAREVAHRSTVLLRNADVDRVPVLPMDVSGGARIAVLGSLADAPNMGDVGSSQVFPPSSVSIAAGLTERLGDRIVRPDDGSAEAAMAAASSAHTAIIVVGLSSVDEGESLVAVDVDSVRLFGGLARFRPIARLLIPLLRGAAAKKKVGGDRRDLRLHPQDVELIEAVARVNARTVVVLIGGGTIITAPWESHVASVLLAWYPGMEGGRAIADVLLGIEEPGGRLPVTIPHSQADLPAADWDASIVRYPRIWGQRALDAASTAASHPFGFGLGYTTFSIDSLRVGTIEDDGFTAQVGVTNVGTRPGRHVVQLYAAPSADGSRPRALLGFATIALAPGESATVRIPGSVHPLQQWNGRRLAFPAGPFEVEAAAFWGDPAAATASLSNRPARTVGAA, encoded by the coding sequence ATGGATAACGAACTCGGCACCCCGGGGAGTGCCTTCACCTCCGCAGTGGAAGACGTCCGCGCCGCGCGCACGACCGTCGAATCTGCAGCCTCCGGACTGCTCGACCAGCTCTCCGACCGCGAGCTGCTGTCCCTGCTCGACGGCGACCGGCGATTCCTGCCTGGCTTCATAGCGACCGCGATCCGCTACAACTCCGTGCCCTACGTGGCCGGCCGCATCGATCGACTAGGGATCCCCGGCATCCGCTTCACGGACGGACCCCGCGGGGTCGTGATGGGCTCGGCCACCGCATTCCCCGTCGCTATCGCGCGGGCCGCCTCATGGGACGTCGACCTCGAGCGACGCGTCGGCGCGGTCATCGGCCAGGAAGCACGCGCCCTCGGCGCCAACCTCTTCGCCGGGATATGCCTCAACATGGCGCCGTTCGCCGGCTGGGGACGATCGCAGGAAGCCTACGGCGAGGAGCCGCACCTGATGGGCGCGATGGGCGCCGCGATCATCGACGGCGTCAAGCCGTGGGTGCTGTCGACGGTCAAGCACTTCGCCCTCAACTCCATGGAGGAGGGCCGCTTCCGAGTCGATGTACAGGTCGACGATGCGACTCTGAACGAGGTCTACCTGCCGCACTTCAAGACCGCGATCGACGCGGGCGTCGACGCGGTGATGAGCGCTTACAACTCCGTCAACGGCGAATGGGCCGGCGAGAGCACACCATTGCTCACGACCGTGCTGCGCGATCAACTGGGATTCGACGGCTTCGTGATGACTGACTTCATCTGGGGGCTGCGCCATCCCGTCGAGTCGGTCTCCGCGGGCCAGGACCTCGAGATGCCGTTCAGCCAGCAGCGGGCGTCCACCCTGCCGAAGGCCGTGCGCGCGGGCAGGCTGGCCAAGGACGATGTCCGACGCGCAGGAGCTCGACTTCTCACAGCGCAGCTGAATCTCGCGCTGCGCGCCGAGCCGACTCCACCGGCGTCCGTACTCGCGTCGCCCGAACACCGGGCCCTGGCACGCGAAGTCGCACACCGCAGCACCGTCCTGCTGCGCAACGCCGACGTCGACAGGGTCCCCGTTCTCCCGATGGATGTGAGCGGCGGCGCGCGAATCGCCGTGCTCGGCTCGCTGGCAGACGCCCCCAACATGGGCGATGTCGGCTCATCCCAGGTGTTCCCGCCCAGCTCCGTGTCGATCGCCGCCGGGCTGACCGAGCGTCTCGGCGACCGTATCGTCCGACCTGACGACGGATCGGCGGAGGCGGCGATGGCCGCGGCTTCCTCCGCGCACACGGCGATCATCGTCGTCGGACTCAGCTCGGTCGATGAGGGCGAGTCGCTCGTCGCCGTCGATGTCGATTCCGTCCGACTCTTCGGCGGGCTGGCCCGCTTCCGACCGATCGCCCGGCTGCTCATCCCCCTGCTGCGGGGAGCCGCGGCGAAGAAGAAGGTCGGCGGCGATCGCCGCGATCTCCGGCTTCACCCCCAGGACGTCGAGCTCATCGAGGCAGTCGCGCGGGTGAACGCACGAACCGTCGTGGTTCTCATCGGCGGTGGGACCATCATCACCGCCCCATGGGAGTCACATGTTGCGAGCGTGCTCCTCGCCTGGTATCCCGGCATGGAGGGTGGCCGCGCGATCGCCGATGTCCTGCTCGGCATCGAGGAGCCCGGTGGACGCCTGCCGGTCACGATCCCGCACAGCCAGGCCGACCTGCCCGCGGCCGACTGGGACGCGAGCATTGTGCGCTACCCCCGGATCTGGGGGCAGCGTGCCCTGGATGCTGCATCGACGGCGGCATCCCACCCCTTCGGATTCGGTCTCGGCTACACCACGTTCTCCATCGATTCCCTCCGCGTCGGGACCATCGAGGACGACGGCTTCACCGCGCAGGTCGGAGTGACGAACGTCGGTACGCGCCCCGGCCGCCACGTGGTCCAGCTGTACGCGGCGCCGTCCGCCGATGGCAGCCGACCCCGCGCACTGCTCGGGTTCGCCACCATCGCTCTGGCCCCGGGCGAGAGTGCGACCGTGCGCATTCCCGGGAGCGTGCACCCGCTTCAGCAGTGGAACGGCAGACGTCTCGCGTTTCCGGCCGGCCCGTTCGAGGTCGAGGCCGCAGCCTTCTGGGGCGACCCGGCTGCGGCGACCGCATCGCTCAGCAACCGTCCGGCGAGGACGGTGGGTGCCGCGTGA
- a CDS encoding GMC family oxidoreductase codes for MAHSSAPTPDAADVVIVGAGSAGAALAARLSEDPTRRVVLLEAGGPADDISIAVPAAFSKLFKTSVDWDYQTTPQASMRGRSIYWPRGKVLGGSSSLNAMMWVRGFAADYDAWGEMVGSEWSWPAMRDLLARVERPLGATDGAVSVEPQRSPSKLTTAFLQAVMQAGMPVETANADQPDGFSQTMLTQRRGARSSTAVAYLHPARRRRNLEVRTGAHAARVLFEGHRAIGVEYLQGNTLKQVTARAEVVLCGGSINTPQLLELSGIGDGTRLRALGIDVLVDRPAVGENLQDHLVSALIPEVRGGTLLDATKPTQLVNYLARRRGLLTSNVAEAYGFVRSRPDLPLPDLEMVFAPVAYVGEGLVPIPAHGITVGPILLTPKSRGSVHIRSTDPSDKPTIDPRYLSDPEGADYAAIMAGFRVAERLLETPALRTHLTGRYIAPERGEDMTPEQRSTEALERYGHTLYHPTGTARMGRDADAVVDPGLRVRGVDGLRVADASVMPQIIRGHTNAPAIAIGERAAELISG; via the coding sequence ATGGCACACTCATCCGCTCCAACACCCGACGCTGCCGATGTCGTCATCGTCGGAGCGGGCTCTGCAGGCGCCGCTCTCGCCGCACGCCTGAGCGAGGATCCGACCCGGCGGGTCGTCCTGCTTGAGGCAGGCGGACCGGCCGACGACATCTCGATTGCCGTGCCCGCCGCGTTCTCCAAGCTGTTCAAGACCTCCGTCGACTGGGACTACCAGACGACACCGCAGGCGAGTATGCGCGGCCGCTCGATCTACTGGCCGCGAGGCAAGGTGCTCGGAGGATCCTCATCGCTGAACGCGATGATGTGGGTGCGTGGATTCGCGGCGGACTACGACGCATGGGGCGAGATGGTCGGGTCGGAGTGGTCGTGGCCCGCGATGCGCGACCTCCTCGCACGCGTCGAACGCCCGCTCGGTGCGACCGACGGCGCCGTCAGCGTCGAGCCTCAGCGCAGTCCGTCGAAGCTCACGACCGCATTCCTGCAAGCGGTCATGCAAGCAGGAATGCCCGTTGAGACAGCCAACGCCGACCAGCCCGACGGCTTCAGCCAGACGATGCTCACCCAGCGCCGCGGAGCCCGCTCCAGCACCGCCGTCGCCTATCTCCATCCCGCCCGCCGGCGCCGGAACCTTGAGGTCAGAACAGGCGCACACGCCGCCCGGGTGCTCTTCGAGGGTCATCGGGCAATCGGTGTCGAGTACTTGCAGGGCAACACGCTCAAGCAGGTCACAGCCCGCGCAGAGGTCGTGCTCTGCGGAGGCTCCATCAATACTCCGCAACTGCTTGAACTCTCGGGTATCGGAGACGGAACCCGCCTTCGCGCCCTGGGCATCGACGTGCTCGTCGACCGTCCGGCAGTCGGGGAGAATCTTCAGGACCACCTGGTGTCCGCCCTCATTCCCGAGGTGCGCGGTGGGACGCTTCTCGACGCCACCAAGCCGACCCAGCTCGTCAACTATCTCGCGCGGCGCCGCGGGCTGCTCACCTCCAACGTCGCCGAGGCGTACGGATTCGTCCGGTCACGCCCTGATCTGCCGCTGCCCGACCTCGAGATGGTCTTCGCCCCCGTCGCCTACGTCGGTGAGGGACTGGTGCCCATCCCCGCGCACGGCATCACCGTCGGGCCGATTCTCCTCACCCCGAAGAGCCGCGGGTCAGTGCACATCCGCTCGACCGATCCATCCGACAAGCCGACCATCGACCCTCGCTACCTCTCCGATCCGGAGGGTGCCGACTACGCGGCGATCATGGCGGGCTTCCGCGTGGCCGAGCGTCTTCTGGAGACGCCAGCCCTCCGCACGCACCTCACCGGGCGGTACATCGCCCCGGAACGCGGCGAGGACATGACACCGGAACAGCGCAGCACCGAGGCCCTCGAGCGGTACGGGCACACCCTCTACCACCCGACCGGCACCGCGCGCATGGGGCGGGATGCCGATGCCGTCGTCGACCCGGGCCTGCGGGTGCGCGGCGTGGACGGACTCCGTGTGGCAGACGCCTCGGTCATGCCGCAAATCATCCGCGGGCACACCAACGCGCCCGCCATCGCGATCGGAGAGCGAGCAGCGGAGCTGATCAGCGGGTAG
- a CDS encoding glycoside hydrolase family 99-like domain-containing protein, with the protein MTRPLVLAYYFPDWHQDPQNDTWFGRGWTEWDLVRDARPRFPGHRQPRVPLLGHRDESDPNEAARDIAMASSHGVDGFLVDYYWYDDGPYLSRALDDGLLKAPNIDEVRFALMWANHDLVNIFPSQAPGADHRTLRTGAISRTSFERFAHVALERYFSHDSYLTIDGAPWLSIYQIGSLLEGLGGVAETANALAWFRDLAREHGFPDLHLDAVVWGIGVLPGAIALEQPERLLEQLGFSSATSYVWIHHDDLGAHPFPEGDIERLRNRSFQEYDDYATTLPVPFYPNVTVGWDSSARTRQDAVYEHADYPWYPVFDASPTEFTAGLIAAQSFLNEHRPPNPVVTINAWNEWTEGSSLLPDSRHGYAYLEAVRKVFGRA; encoded by the coding sequence ATGACACGACCGCTGGTACTTGCCTATTACTTTCCGGACTGGCATCAAGACCCGCAGAACGACACGTGGTTCGGGCGCGGGTGGACGGAGTGGGACCTGGTGCGCGACGCGCGTCCCCGCTTCCCGGGCCATCGCCAACCACGTGTGCCACTGCTCGGACATCGCGACGAATCCGACCCGAACGAAGCTGCGCGCGATATCGCGATGGCGAGCTCGCACGGGGTCGACGGGTTCCTCGTCGACTACTACTGGTACGACGACGGTCCATATCTGTCGCGCGCGCTCGATGACGGGCTGCTGAAGGCCCCCAACATCGATGAGGTCAGATTCGCGTTGATGTGGGCAAACCACGATCTCGTCAACATCTTCCCGTCACAGGCGCCCGGAGCAGATCACCGGACACTCCGCACGGGGGCAATATCACGGACGTCGTTCGAGCGCTTCGCCCACGTCGCGCTGGAGAGGTACTTCTCGCACGACTCGTACCTCACAATTGACGGTGCGCCCTGGCTGTCCATATACCAGATCGGGTCGCTGCTGGAAGGTCTCGGTGGCGTGGCAGAGACTGCCAATGCCTTGGCATGGTTCAGGGATCTCGCCCGCGAGCACGGATTTCCAGACCTCCACCTCGACGCCGTGGTCTGGGGCATTGGAGTGCTTCCTGGAGCAATCGCCCTCGAACAGCCTGAGCGACTGCTAGAGCAGCTCGGGTTCAGCTCGGCCACTTCCTACGTCTGGATCCACCATGATGACCTAGGCGCGCATCCGTTTCCTGAGGGCGACATCGAGCGCCTTCGTAACCGGTCCTTCCAGGAGTACGACGACTACGCCACGACGTTGCCAGTGCCGTTCTATCCCAATGTCACCGTCGGGTGGGATTCGAGCGCCCGCACGCGGCAGGACGCCGTCTACGAGCACGCGGACTACCCCTGGTATCCGGTATTCGATGCGTCACCGACGGAGTTTACGGCGGGCCTCATCGCCGCACAGTCGTTCCTGAACGAGCACCGCCCCCCGAATCCCGTGGTGACGATCAATGCATGGAACGAGTGGACGGAAGGGTCATCGCTCCTTCCGGACTCCCGCCACGGATACGCCTACTTGGAAGCCGTGCGGAAGGTGTTCGGTCGTGCCTGA
- a CDS encoding alpha-L-rhamnosidase produces MARLTGTFWGIGEIRLNGQNATDEHLTPGWTPYSERLLVGTWDVTDLLHSGENVIGALVGDGWYRGRLGWDGRQEIYGDENAALLQLDVECVDGSLIRVASSQQWRVARGSIQSAGLYDGVAVDLRHEQRGWDSAGFDDSGWESARPAPVDTSVLEPRVTTGVRTVGEWGAQIAPRQGSTLVDTGQNIAGWLRLVVVGSSGDEVVVRHAEVLEPDGALHTASLRSARATDSYVLAHDGETVLEPHLTYHGFQFAEVVGASVVSATAVAISSADRPRAEFACADDRLNQLHSNVVWSQRANFVSLPTDCPQRDERLGWTGDAQVFAATACTLFDVESFWLSWMRDVALEQDDNGSIPSVVPNILAAVGTGDDRTWTSGRAGWADVATIAPWAVYESYGSDEILIRQLESMRRWVSHLEIRSAGNLLPAEFQFGDWLDPDAPADAPWKAKAPAEFVANAFFAHSARLLADAEELVGDATRAVLMRELAARVAELTWSRWGEEAIDTQSGAALALELHIAPPAEREHIGARLAEGVRDRSGRIATGFLGTPLVLHALAGAGHFDEAYEMLLRSQPPSWLYQVEMGATTVWERWDALDPAGHTLAASDGSDGMLSFNHYAYGAVVDWMYRAVAGLAPTRRSPGYRTMIVAPRPCRQIPWARASIETRLGTASVSWTIQDGDLEIDLVVPPGSEAVLDLATTESSRIVLNDLAYTGGLVSPGTHHVTVTSPRVFSAAGEASSPQNRASLTGPSL; encoded by the coding sequence ATGGCTCGACTCACAGGCACTTTCTGGGGCATCGGCGAGATCCGCCTCAACGGGCAGAATGCGACGGACGAGCACCTCACGCCAGGATGGACTCCCTACTCTGAGCGACTCCTCGTCGGAACGTGGGATGTCACCGATCTCCTGCACAGCGGTGAGAACGTGATCGGAGCGCTCGTCGGCGACGGCTGGTACCGTGGCCGACTCGGGTGGGACGGCAGGCAGGAGATCTACGGCGACGAGAATGCCGCCTTGCTCCAACTCGACGTGGAGTGCGTCGATGGTTCGCTGATCCGTGTCGCGTCTTCACAGCAGTGGCGAGTTGCGCGTGGGTCCATCCAATCGGCGGGCCTATACGACGGCGTCGCCGTCGACCTGCGCCACGAGCAGCGCGGGTGGGACAGCGCCGGATTTGACGACTCAGGCTGGGAATCGGCGCGACCCGCCCCAGTCGACACGAGCGTCTTGGAGCCTCGAGTCACAACCGGCGTTCGCACGGTCGGAGAGTGGGGCGCGCAGATTGCGCCCCGTCAGGGAAGTACCCTCGTGGATACAGGGCAGAACATCGCTGGGTGGCTCCGCCTGGTCGTCGTCGGCTCAAGCGGCGACGAGGTCGTCGTGCGTCACGCCGAGGTGCTCGAACCGGACGGCGCACTCCACACGGCATCACTCCGCTCGGCACGAGCGACAGACTCCTATGTCCTCGCCCACGACGGCGAGACGGTCCTCGAGCCGCACCTCACCTACCACGGCTTCCAATTCGCTGAGGTCGTCGGTGCTTCGGTCGTGAGTGCCACGGCCGTTGCGATCTCCAGTGCGGACAGGCCGCGCGCTGAGTTCGCGTGCGCGGATGATCGGCTCAATCAGCTTCACTCGAACGTGGTTTGGTCGCAACGAGCCAATTTCGTGAGCCTCCCCACCGATTGTCCACAGAGGGATGAGCGTCTCGGCTGGACGGGGGATGCTCAAGTCTTCGCGGCCACAGCGTGCACACTGTTCGACGTGGAGTCATTCTGGTTGTCCTGGATGCGTGATGTCGCTCTCGAGCAGGATGACAACGGATCGATCCCCTCGGTCGTGCCGAACATCCTTGCGGCTGTGGGCACGGGTGATGATCGGACCTGGACTTCGGGGCGAGCTGGTTGGGCGGACGTCGCAACGATCGCGCCGTGGGCGGTCTATGAGTCATATGGAAGCGATGAGATCCTCATTCGCCAGCTAGAGAGCATGCGGAGATGGGTGTCGCACCTCGAAATCCGATCAGCGGGGAATCTTCTGCCGGCGGAGTTCCAGTTCGGTGACTGGCTCGATCCGGACGCGCCCGCGGACGCGCCTTGGAAAGCGAAAGCTCCGGCAGAATTCGTCGCCAACGCGTTCTTCGCTCACAGTGCTCGCTTGCTGGCTGACGCGGAGGAGCTGGTCGGTGATGCGACGCGAGCGGTCTTGATGCGTGAATTGGCTGCGCGGGTAGCAGAGCTCACCTGGAGCCGATGGGGGGAGGAAGCGATCGATACACAGTCGGGAGCAGCCCTTGCCCTCGAATTACACATCGCTCCGCCCGCAGAGCGCGAGCACATCGGTGCGCGGCTCGCGGAAGGCGTGCGTGACCGAAGCGGACGAATCGCGACCGGATTTCTCGGCACACCGCTCGTGCTTCACGCCCTCGCGGGCGCTGGACACTTCGACGAGGCGTACGAGATGCTTCTCCGCTCACAGCCGCCGTCCTGGTTGTACCAAGTCGAAATGGGGGCGACGACGGTTTGGGAGCGATGGGACGCGCTCGATCCCGCCGGTCACACCTTGGCTGCAAGCGATGGCTCTGACGGGATGCTCTCGTTCAATCACTACGCGTACGGCGCCGTCGTGGACTGGATGTACAGGGCCGTCGCAGGCCTGGCGCCAACACGTCGCTCTCCCGGTTACAGAACCATGATTGTCGCCCCGCGACCATGCCGTCAGATCCCCTGGGCGCGAGCAAGCATCGAGACGCGATTGGGCACTGCATCGGTGTCCTGGACGATCCAAGACGGCGACCTAGAGATTGATCTTGTCGTTCCTCCCGGTTCCGAGGCGGTCCTCGATCTGGCTACGACGGAGAGTTCCCGCATTGTCTTGAACGATCTCGCATACACCGGAGGACTCGTCTCACCCGGCACACACCATGTCACAGTGACCTCGCCCCGGGTCTTCAGCGCGGCGGGTGAGGCCAGCTCGCCCCAGAACCGAGCGTCGCTCACGGGCCCAAGCCTGTGA